A single Plasmodium sp. gorilla clade G2 genome assembly, chromosome: 7 DNA region contains:
- a CDS encoding drug/metabolite exporter, drug/metabolite transporter — protein MCSILNNDFFKLDRFLSSSGSDDESNNLLMIGVNLLLLFSMFLYGINYILMKYFIKINGSIYIFIILRTALTIPLMIYMFLSKKPCSQNKRLLDQDMKDIDTDMNSNGKDLELAIPNEENKTSRKYGWSSKNKKKYKNKNQSTDNNNNNNNDKNNDNINVNQNKCIENNVEESSSCNFFNRLFFNEEKLIPKAAYMPILILSITGALRQVIVIVALQYTDSHNVAIIQPTIPIFTALISYYLKIEKMNYITAFSILLSFFGLAITAEMWSLKSFDLGFYLLLTVPITKGLQVIYINVATKYVSNDIIQLSQMFFLLIITLPFGILGEMFINKNYNILQEISQLNMQQFLCILYSTIAIIILCWKIQIIALNYLTPITVSLYQSFQPCFTFVLARLFLNETINAGKIIGTLFIILSLFLYQYGCNRHPKK, from the coding sequence atgtgtagtatattaaataatgatttCTTCAAATTGGATAGGTTTCTTTCTAGTAGTGGGAGTGATGATGAGAGTAACAATTTATTGATGATAGGagttaatttattattattattttctatgtTTTTATATGGTATAAACTATATATtgatgaaatattttataaagataaatggatcaatttatatctttattatattaagaaCAGCTTTAACAATACCtttgatgatatatatgtttctttCAAAAAAACCATGTTCTCAAAATAAAAGATTATTAGATCAGGATATGAAAGATATTGATACTGATATGAACAGTAATGGAAAAGATTTAGAGTTAGCTATTCCAAATGAGGAAAATAAGACAAGTAGAAAATATGGTTGGTCATCCaagaataagaaaaaatataaaaacaaaaaccaATCaactgataataataataataataataatgataaaaataatgataatataaatgtgaatcaaaataaatgtatagaaaataatgtaGAAGAAAGTTCTagttgtaatttttttaatagattattttttaatgagGAAAAATTAATACCAAAAGCAGCTTATATGCCTATCTTAATATTATCTATAACAGGTGCCTTAAGACAAGTTATTGTAATTGTTGCTTTACAATATACTGATTCACATAATGTTGCTATTATTCAACCTACCATTCCTATTTTTACTGCTCTCAtatcttattatttaaaaatagaaaaaatgaattatataacagCTTTTTCTATACTCTTATCTTTTTTTGGATTAGCTATAACAGCAGAAATGTGGAGCCTTAAATCTTTCGATTTaggtttttatttattattaacagTACCAATTACTAAAGGATTacaagttatatatattaatgtagcTACTAAATATGTAAGTAATGATATTATACAATTGTCTCAAATgtttttcttattaattataaCCCTACCATTTGGAATATTAGGAGAAatgtttattaataaaaattataatattcttcaAGAAATATCTCAATTAAATATGCAACAGTTTCTTTGTATCTTATATTCAACAATTGCTATCATTATCTTATGTTGGAAAATTCAAATTATAGCACTCAATTATTTAACACCTATAACGGTTTCTTTATATCAGTCATTTCAACCATGCTTCACTTTTGTCTTAGCAAGACTTTTTCTTAATGAAACAATAAATGCTGGCAAAATTATTGGAAcactttttattatcttgtctttgtttttatatcaGTATGGCTGTAACAGACATCCCAAAAAGTGA
- a CDS encoding zinc transporter, putative: MPTEMNSSFLDNNERNLNLVDKMSQLYDKSQRKATKKLIIASIICIIFMIIEIVAAIVSNSLSLMSDASHLFCDLLSFALNLFSIYVSSFQGNVDMSFGYHRAEIIGALFSIFFIWSLSAYILYTAIFRLFDVPKVNGYIMFITAFISTLANIFMAYVLQVHSHGFGFMNENKCSNHKHESSSYHDNSSSLILSDHKSNNNIENNVKKNSLSKRYKNINSDIIIDENDIRNTKNNLSANKMDGTTCNYVTFDYYDNMDEHDKNVEQVDHMYEKNKNYMNKEKYINKNDYTSTNLNSNNLYSKNKTSNNQQNNIDNINSNIYNEIKKKKKKEKKKESCCDVDKVEEDDIQKYDIQKDDIKKYDIQKDDIQKNHAYIIESEYCDDLLDNHNHTHESTNHDHSHDDINNISLKTAYLHAISDLLQNVGVMIASLFIWYDPRYSIADPICSIIFCCIVFSTTMSVIKEILNILMEGTPVSINLIDLKNDLLKIPGVLDVHDLHVWSLSIGKPALACHIVASKTYSHSVLNDATLLCQNKYKILHTTVQTDYSSNRSNCETEAHLKCSTLKGDT; encoded by the coding sequence atGCCAACAGAAATGAATTCTTCGTTTCTAGATAATAATGAAAGGAATTTAAATTTAGTTGATAAGATGTCACAATTGTATGACAAGTCTCAAAGGAAGGCAACTAAGAAATTAATTATAGCTagtataatatgtataatttttatgataattGAAATAGTAGCAGCAATAGTATCAAATTCTTTATCTTTAATGTCAGATGCTTCTCATTTATTTTGtgatttattatcttttgctttaaatttattttctatatatgtTTCAAGTTTTCAAGGGAATGTAGATATGTCTTTTGGTTATCATCGAGCTGAAATTATAGGTGCATtgttttctatattttttatatggtcGTTATCagcatatattttatatacagcTATATTTAGATTATTCGATGTTCCAAAGGTCAATggatatattatgtttattacAGCTTTTATCAGCACGTTAgctaatatatttatggcATATGTTTTACAAGTACATTCTCATGGGTTCGGGTTcatgaatgaaaataaatgtaGTAATCATAAACATGAATCATCATCTTATCATGATAattcttcttctttaattttatcaGATCATAagagtaataataatatcgaAAATAATGTTAAGAAGAATTCCTTATCAAagagatataaaaatattaatagtgaTATTATAATTGATGAAAACGATATAAGAAATACTAAAAATAATCTTTCTGCAAATAAAATGGATGGAACGACGTGTAATTATGTAACCtttgattattatgataacaTGGATGAACATGATAAGAATGTAGAACAAGTTGATCAtatgtatgaaaaaaataaaaattatatgaataaagaaaaatatataaataaaaatgattatacATCTACAAATTTGAATTCTAATAATTTATactcaaaaaataaaacatctAACAAccaacaaaataatatagataatataaatagtaatatatataatgaaataaaaaagaaaaaaaaaaaagagaaaaaaaaagaaagttgTTGTGATGTAGACAAAGTAGAAGAAGATGACatacaaaaatatgatattCAAAAAGatgacataaaaaaatatgacatTCAAAAAGATGacatacaaaaaaatcaTGCTTATATTATTGAAAGTGAATATTGTGATGACTTATTAGATAATCATAATCATACACATGAATCTACAAATCATGATCATAGtcatgatgatataaataacattAGTTTAAAAACAGCATATCTACATGCAATTAGTGATTTATTACAAAATGTAGGTGTTATGATTgcatctttatttatatggtaTGATCCTAGATATTCAATAGCAGATCCTATATGttcaataatattttgttgtATTGTTTTTTCTACAACTATGTCAGTcattaaagaaatattaaatatattgatgGAGGGAACACCTGTAAGTATTAATTTGATAGATCTTAAAAATGATCTATTAAAAATACCAGGAGTATTAGATGTACATGATTTGCATGTATGGTCCTTATCAATTGGAAAACCAGCTTTGGCTTGTCACATAGTTGCTAGTAAAACATATTCTCATAGCGTATTAAATGACGCTACATTATTATGTCAAaacaaatacaaaatattacACACAACAGTTCAAACGGATTATTCTTCAAACAGATCAAACTGTGAAACGGAAGCGCACCTTAAATGTTCCACGTTAAAAGGGGACACATAA